A region from the Gammaproteobacteria bacterium genome encodes:
- the fliG gene encoding flagellar motor switch protein FliG, with amino-acid sequence MPNPDRKADQLSGSERAAILLMSLGEADAAEILKHMGPKEVQRVGTAMSTISNVPKEVVFEVLTTFVGELDNQASLGGSEEYIRNILVSALGQDKAGQVIDRILFGHSSKGLEALKWMEPKSVAELIRREHPQIIAIVLSYLEPDHAAEILSLLPERTRSDVIMRIASLDGIQPAALNELDNILEKQFSGNNNVQTSNVGGKKTAANILNFMDTNIEGEIMEEIKEADPDLGQGIEDLMFVFDNIAEIDDRGVQLLLREISSETLIMALKAADEAVKEKIFKNMSKRAGEMLRDDLEAKGPVRLSDAEAAQKEILAIARRMMEAGELSLGGKGEEFV; translated from the coding sequence ATGCCTAATCCTGACAGAAAGGCTGATCAGCTAAGTGGCTCCGAGCGCGCAGCAATTCTTCTAATGAGCTTAGGGGAGGCCGATGCCGCTGAAATATTAAAGCATATGGGGCCGAAGGAGGTCCAACGTGTGGGCACTGCGATGTCAACGATTAGTAATGTACCCAAGGAAGTTGTATTTGAGGTGCTAACAACTTTTGTGGGTGAGCTTGATAATCAAGCATCGCTGGGGGGATCTGAAGAATATATTCGTAATATTCTTGTCAGCGCGTTGGGTCAGGATAAGGCCGGGCAGGTCATCGATCGCATCTTATTTGGTCATTCATCCAAGGGCTTGGAAGCATTGAAATGGATGGAACCAAAATCAGTCGCCGAATTGATCAGGCGCGAGCATCCACAAATTATTGCTATTGTACTGTCATATCTTGAGCCAGATCATGCAGCCGAAATTTTATCTCTTTTGCCGGAGCGAACACGTTCTGACGTGATCATGAGAATCGCATCTCTGGATGGTATTCAACCTGCTGCACTAAATGAACTTGATAATATCTTGGAGAAACAGTTCTCGGGCAATAATAATGTTCAAACATCGAATGTCGGTGGTAAGAAGACGGCGGCCAATATTCTTAACTTCATGGATACTAATATTGAAGGTGAGATCATGGAGGAAATCAAGGAAGCCGACCCTGACTTGGGACAGGGAATAGAAGATTTGATGTTTGTGTTTGATAACATCGCTGAAATCGATGACAGAGGTGTTCAGCTGCTGTTGAGAGAAATTTCATCCGAAACTCTGATCATGGCGCTCAAGGCAGCCGATGAGGCAGTCAAGGAAAAAATATTTAAAAATATGTCGAAGCGCGCTGGCGAAATGTTGCGTGACGACCTTGAGGCCAAGGGGCCAGTACGACTCAGTGATGCCGAGGCGGCACAGAAAGAAATCCTGGCTATTGCGCGTCGCATGATGGAAGCAGGTGAGCTCTCATTGGGTGGTAAGGGTGAAGAGTTTGTCTAA